Genomic segment of Bradyrhizobium diazoefficiens:
ACGAGCTTCGCGGGCTAGGCACTCAACGATGGCACGACCGAGAGAATTCGACGAGACGGCTGTCCTCGATGCCGCCGTCCAACGTTTCTGGTCGCAGGGATACGAGGCGACTTCGGTCCGTGATCTTGCCGAGAGCATGGGTATCACGGGCGCGAGCCTCTACAATGCGTTCGGGGACAAGCGATCGCTCTACAGGCGGTCGCTGGATCACTATGTCAGCATGAGCTTCGGCGATCGCGTGCGGCGCTTCGAGAATGAGCTCCCGCCGTTCGATGCACTGAAGGCCTTCTTCGAGGAGATCGTCGAGCGGTCGCTTGCGGACAAGGAGCGCAAGGGGTGCATGCTGGTGAATTCGGCGCTCGAACTTGCGCCGCATGACAAGGAATTCGGGCAGGTGGTGGCCCGTGTGCTTGGCGACGTCGAGGCTTTCTTCCGGCGTTGTGTCGAGAGAGGGCAATTGTCGGGGACAATCACGAGCGCCCAGACGGCCGAGGATCTGGCGCGCCTGCTGCTCAGTGTTCTCCTCGGTATCCGCGTGCTGGCGCGTTCGCGCCCCAAGCGTGACTTGCTCGAGGGAGCGGTCCGTCCGGTGTTCATGTTTCTGTCGGTGAAGGAGTGAGCCGCGCCTGAAGCCAGCGGGCGGCCGCTCTGCGGCCAGCGCCGCCATGCCATTCGGAACCGATATGCCTGCGGGCTTGAGTCTCCGGCTAAAACATAGGCTCACAGGCGTGTTCTGCGCCTGCCGGGCAGGCGACGGCTGGAATGCGGTTCTTGAAATCTGACAGCAGGCTCATCGGCGTCCTGCTGGTGCTGGCAATTACCCAACTCATTGGATGGGGGACGATCGGCCTCCCGGCCGTGGTCGGGCGCGACCTTGCGGCCGATCTCGGCCTCAGCCTGCCGGCGGTGTTTGCGGGCAGTTCGGTGCTTTATGTCACCATGGGCTTATGCGCGCCCTGGCTCGCCAAGGCCTTTGCGCGGCACGGTGCCCGCAAGGTGATGATGGCGGGCACAGTCGTTGCCGTACCGGGCTACATCGTTCTGTTCTTCGCCCGTGAGCCGATGCTCTATTTCACCGGCTGGATCATTCTCGGCATGGGCGGCAGCGCCACCCTGTCGACCGGCGCCTACATCATGCTCAATGAGGTCGCCGGGAGGGAGTCCAAGAATGCCATCGGTGCGCTGATGCTGGTGACCGGGCTGTCGAGCAGCATCTTCTGGCCGACCACCTCGTTCCTGAGCGGTCATCTCGGCTGGCGCGGGACGTGTCTCGTTTATGCGGCCATGTTGATGCTGATCTCGCTGCCGCTTTACGCATTCTGCGCGCCGCGTCGGAGTTTGCCGAAGGAGGAGGGCGGCGCGGCGGCGATGGACTCCGAAGCGCCTGCGATTTCCAAAAGCACGTTCAACCTCGTCGTCTGTGCGATTACCCTCAATGCCTTCGTCAATTTTGGCCTCAGCGCCGTCCTGATCGAGTTGTTGCGGGCAGAGGGGCTGACGCCGGCGCAGGCGATTGCGTTCGGCTCCATGCTCGGCGTGATCCAGGTCAGCGCGCGCGGTCTCGACTTCCTCGGCGGTGGCCGATGGGACGGCATCACGACCGGGCTCGTCGCCGGCACGGCGCTTCCCGTCGCGATGCTGCTGCTGATGCTGAGCGAGGGCGCGACCTGGGCGGTCGCGGTCTTCATCCTGCTCTATGGCGCGGGCAGCGGCGCGATGGCGGTGGCGCGGGCGACGATCCCGCTGGTTTTCTACGACCAGGCCGAGTTCGCCAAGGCGATGTCGATGATCGCGCTGCCGCTCAATCTGGCCTCCGCGATCTCGCCGCCGCTTCTGGCCGGCTTGCTCACCCAGTTCGGCAGCCGCGGCGCACTTGGCCTGACCCTGGCTTTTTCCTGCGCGACGGTGCTGATCCTGGTGCTGCTCGGGCGGCGTCGGCCGCAGGTGGTTGCTGCCGGGGCAGGCTGAGGCGTTCTTCGCGGCACGGAATTCGCCGTTGCGGAGCAGCTTCCGCTGCCGGCCAGGGGATGGTCGTATGCCCCCAGTGCAGTGCTCGAGGCCCGAAAATGGTGTATCCGCAGGGAGCGCGGCCCGCGATCTCGCCGCCGCGCCAATATCCAGTTCCCCGGAGGAAATCGACATGTCGGCCCTGCCGCTCTCAGGCATCAAGATCCTTGACCTCACGCGCGTGCTCGCCGGGCCCTTGTCGGCCCAGATGCTGGGCGATCTCGGCGCCGACGTGATCAA
This window contains:
- a CDS encoding TetR/AcrR family transcriptional regulator, yielding MARPREFDETAVLDAAVQRFWSQGYEATSVRDLAESMGITGASLYNAFGDKRSLYRRSLDHYVSMSFGDRVRRFENELPPFDALKAFFEEIVERSLADKERKGCMLVNSALELAPHDKEFGQVVARVLGDVEAFFRRCVERGQLSGTITSAQTAEDLARLLLSVLLGIRVLARSRPKRDLLEGAVRPVFMFLSVKE
- a CDS encoding MFS transporter, giving the protein MRFLKSDSRLIGVLLVLAITQLIGWGTIGLPAVVGRDLAADLGLSLPAVFAGSSVLYVTMGLCAPWLAKAFARHGARKVMMAGTVVAVPGYIVLFFAREPMLYFTGWIILGMGGSATLSTGAYIMLNEVAGRESKNAIGALMLVTGLSSSIFWPTTSFLSGHLGWRGTCLVYAAMLMLISLPLYAFCAPRRSLPKEEGGAAAMDSEAPAISKSTFNLVVCAITLNAFVNFGLSAVLIELLRAEGLTPAQAIAFGSMLGVIQVSARGLDFLGGGRWDGITTGLVAGTALPVAMLLLMLSEGATWAVAVFILLYGAGSGAMAVARATIPLVFYDQAEFAKAMSMIALPLNLASAISPPLLAGLLTQFGSRGALGLTLAFSCATVLILVLLGRRRPQVVAAGAG